A stretch of the Cyanobium sp. Tous-M-B4 genome encodes the following:
- a CDS encoding B12-binding domain-containing radical SAM protein, with product MRTLFVYPEFPKTFWSYEKILELIDRKVLLPPLGLVTVAALLPQSWEMKLVDRNVREVSEAEWDWAELVVISGMIVQKADMATQIGKAKQRGIPVAVGGPFASSTPDAPELDLADFKILDEGEITLPMFIEAIERGDSHGRFSSDGVKPDVTGTPIPRFDLLELDAYSEMSVQFSRGCPFQCEFCDIIVLYGRKPRTKNPEQLVAELQCLYDLGWRRSVFLVDDNFIGNKRNVKLLLPLLRQWQIEHGFPFSFATEASVDLAADDDLMQMMVECRFESVFLGIETPDESSLETAGKLQNTRSSLVDSVDKITSYGLRVMAGFIIGFDGEKEGAGGRIVEFVTRTGIPHAMMGMLQALPNTALWHRLEREGRLIEGKAAAKGVNQTNLLNFEPTRPIRDIANEYVDAFGALYEPNAFIDRVYSYFLKLPPQQWKALVVPGSRPPKPTSWVDLRALGIILWRQGLKRNTRVRFWKALYGMYRHNPKRFTGFISILAHNEHFLEYRAIVRREIEEQLATLPPDPPKTTAEPSRELQPV from the coding sequence ATGCGCACTCTCTTCGTTTACCCAGAGTTCCCGAAAACCTTCTGGAGCTACGAAAAAATCCTCGAGTTGATCGATCGCAAGGTGCTTTTGCCGCCCTTGGGACTGGTCACAGTTGCAGCCCTGCTGCCCCAGTCATGGGAAATGAAGCTGGTTGACCGCAACGTGCGCGAGGTCAGCGAAGCCGAGTGGGACTGGGCCGAGTTGGTGGTGATCTCCGGAATGATCGTGCAGAAGGCCGATATGGCCACTCAGATCGGCAAGGCCAAGCAGCGAGGTATCCCAGTCGCCGTGGGAGGTCCTTTTGCCAGTTCCACCCCAGATGCGCCCGAGCTCGACCTCGCGGATTTCAAGATCCTCGACGAGGGTGAAATCACCCTGCCAATGTTCATCGAAGCCATTGAGCGGGGTGACAGCCATGGCCGGTTCAGCTCTGACGGCGTCAAGCCAGATGTAACCGGAACGCCGATTCCTCGCTTTGACCTACTAGAGCTAGACGCCTACTCAGAGATGTCGGTGCAGTTCTCCCGAGGCTGCCCCTTCCAATGTGAGTTCTGCGACATCATCGTGCTGTATGGGCGCAAACCTCGCACCAAAAACCCTGAACAGCTAGTTGCCGAGCTGCAGTGCCTCTACGACTTGGGCTGGCGCCGCTCAGTGTTCTTAGTAGATGACAACTTCATCGGCAATAAGCGCAATGTCAAATTGCTGTTGCCGCTTTTGCGCCAATGGCAGATTGAGCACGGCTTCCCATTCAGCTTCGCCACCGAAGCCTCAGTGGATCTGGCGGCGGACGATGACCTCATGCAAATGATGGTGGAATGCCGCTTTGAGAGCGTCTTCCTCGGCATCGAGACCCCGGACGAATCAAGCCTGGAAACTGCCGGTAAGTTACAAAATACCCGCAGCTCCCTGGTGGATTCTGTCGACAAAATCACCTCCTACGGGTTGCGGGTGATGGCTGGTTTCATCATCGGATTCGACGGCGAGAAAGAGGGCGCGGGCGGCAGGATCGTCGAGTTTGTGACCCGCACTGGCATTCCCCACGCCATGATGGGCATGCTTCAGGCCCTTCCAAATACAGCTCTTTGGCATCGCCTCGAGAGAGAAGGTCGCTTGATCGAAGGCAAGGCAGCAGCAAAAGGAGTTAACCAAACCAACCTGCTTAATTTCGAGCCCACCCGGCCGATTCGCGACATCGCCAATGAGTATGTAGATGCTTTCGGCGCCCTTTATGAGCCTAACGCTTTCATTGATCGCGTTTATTCCTACTTCCTGAAACTGCCACCGCAGCAATGGAAGGCATTGGTTGTTCCAGGCAGTCGTCCGCCCAAGCCGACCAGCTGGGTTGACCTGCGCGCACTGGGAATAATTTTGTGGCGCCAAGGCCTCAAGCGCAACACCAGGGTGCGTTTCTGGAAAGCGCTCTACGGCATGTACCGCCATAACCCGAAGCGTTTCACTGGCTTC
- a CDS encoding cytochrome b6-f complex subunit 6, with the protein MAAAIYLGLFGGGLAVAIAASIVLRGIKLI; encoded by the coding sequence ATGGCTGCCGCGATTTACCTGGGTTTGTTTGGTGGTGGGCTTGCCGTTGCCATTGCCGCATCGATCGTGCTGCGCGGCATCAAACTGATCTGA